Proteins from one Candidatus Nomurabacteria bacterium genomic window:
- a CDS encoding oligosaccharide flippase family protein has translation MVRRVFDFVYQEVRGLHQAAYILALFAFGSQILAIVRDRLLAHTFGAGVELDLYYAAFRIPDLLFVLFASVLSVYVLLPFVNRHKESDTPAAGAQVLSQIFTLFLYVYVIVAGALAIGAPVYVPYLFPGFAGEHETLTLLLRILLLQPLLLGLSSLCGVVTQLNHRFVLYAISPLLYNIGIILGIVFLYPYFGLSGLALGVVVGAFGHVLIQVPLVTTSEYAFRFLPTIDWRLIGQVLVVSLPRALTLSINQIVLLVLVGIASVMAAGSVSVFQFAFNLQSVPLAIIGMSYSVAAFPTLSLLHAKQDQLGFNAQLLTALRHIIFWSVPIIALVIVLRAQIVRVLLGSGAFDWGDTQLTAAILAIFVVSLLAQSILLLLVRAFYAGGRTMVPLVVAVCSGAVSVLFAVWFQSVYAAEPAFRAMLDGLIRAEDVAGVEVLVLALAFVVGQYVQLVFLMALSVRTFNISYLSLARLFMVSLVAAVAGAISAYVTLNFVVNGINQETFIGITLQGATAAIMGLLAVVLVYAASKSPELEEIKRALHSKILKTDVIAPQ, from the coding sequence ATGGTTCGTCGCGTCTTTGATTTTGTGTACCAAGAAGTGCGCGGTTTACATCAAGCCGCATATATATTAGCGCTATTTGCGTTTGGTTCGCAGATCTTGGCAATCGTTCGTGATCGGTTGTTGGCACACACCTTTGGCGCGGGAGTAGAGCTTGACCTCTATTACGCTGCCTTTCGTATTCCAGACCTACTTTTCGTACTCTTTGCGTCGGTTCTTTCGGTCTATGTCTTACTTCCGTTTGTAAACAGACACAAAGAATCAGATACTCCTGCTGCAGGGGCACAGGTGCTGTCTCAGATCTTCACCTTATTCTTGTATGTCTATGTCATAGTGGCAGGAGCTTTAGCTATTGGTGCGCCAGTGTATGTTCCATATCTGTTCCCTGGGTTTGCCGGAGAACACGAAACTCTCACGCTGTTGTTGCGTATTTTGCTTTTACAACCTTTGTTGCTTGGTCTATCAAGTCTGTGCGGCGTGGTGACACAGCTGAATCATCGCTTCGTTCTCTACGCCATCAGCCCACTGTTGTACAACATTGGTATTATTCTCGGTATCGTCTTTTTGTACCCCTACTTCGGACTCAGCGGACTTGCGCTCGGTGTGGTGGTTGGTGCCTTTGGTCATGTGCTTATTCAGGTGCCGTTGGTTACGACTAGCGAGTATGCTTTTCGATTTTTACCTACGATCGATTGGCGGCTTATCGGGCAGGTTTTGGTGGTCTCGCTCCCACGCGCATTGACCTTATCGATCAATCAGATCGTATTGCTTGTACTGGTTGGTATCGCATCAGTCATGGCGGCTGGTTCAGTGTCTGTGTTTCAGTTCGCCTTTAATCTGCAGTCGGTTCCGCTAGCAATCATTGGGATGAGTTACTCAGTGGCCGCGTTCCCGACCCTTTCGCTACTGCACGCCAAGCAAGACCAGCTTGGTTTCAATGCCCAGTTGTTAACTGCGCTGCGACATATCATCTTTTGGTCAGTCCCGATCATTGCGCTCGTGATTGTGCTTCGAGCACAGATCGTTCGTGTGCTTCTTGGTAGTGGTGCGTTTGACTGGGGTGACACGCAGCTCACCGCAGCGATACTTGCGATCTTTGTGGTGTCACTCTTGGCACAATCGATATTGCTACTGCTTGTACGTGCATTTTATGCTGGTGGTCGGACTATGGTTCCGCTGGTGGTCGCGGTATGTTCAGGGGCGGTCTCAGTTTTGTTTGCAGTGTGGTTTCAGTCTGTATACGCAGCAGAGCCAGCGTTCAGGGCGATGCTTGATGGTTTGATCCGTGCTGAAGACGTAGCGGGTGTGGAGGTGTTGGTGCTCGCGCTCGCGTTTGTGGTTGGTCAGTATGTCCAGCTTGTATTCCTGATGGCTTTGTCGGTACGCACGTTTAACATCAGTTATCTCTCTCTAGCGCGTTTGTTCATGGTTTCTTTAGTTGCGGCAGTGGCTGGGGCGATCTCTGCGTATGTGACACTCAATTTTGTGGTTAATGGTATCAACCAAGAAACCTTCATCGGTATTACACTGCAGGGTGCTACAGCAGCCATTATGGGTCTCTTAGCAGTCGTTTTGGTCTATGCTGCGAGTAAGTCCCCAGAGCTTGAGGAGATCAAGCGGGCACTCCATAGCAAGATTCTCAAGACCGATGTGATCGCGCCACAGTAG
- a CDS encoding Hsp20/alpha crystallin family protein, producing MKKPSFLERLTGNQSDEYDILDEDREYDDTDELAVEEDDYKDEEWEEETSSAPQQDGELPVDMYQTDDAIIIRALVAGVSPNELDISITRDMVTVRGVREEYQEAHDDGYFHRELFWGSFSRTLLLPEEVAIDEAEAQEKHGLLEIRLPKLDKHRSTQLKVRTNAAHK from the coding sequence ATGAAAAAACCTTCATTCTTAGAGCGCCTCACCGGCAATCAATCTGATGAATACGATATCCTCGATGAGGATCGTGAGTACGACGACACCGATGAACTTGCTGTTGAAGAGGACGACTACAAGGACGAAGAATGGGAAGAAGAAACAAGCAGCGCTCCACAACAGGACGGCGAGCTTCCGGTTGATATGTATCAAACTGATGATGCAATTATCATTCGTGCGCTCGTTGCCGGCGTGAGTCCAAACGAACTCGACATCTCTATTACGCGCGACATGGTGACTGTCCGTGGTGTCCGCGAAGAATACCAAGAAGCACACGACGACGGCTACTTCCACCGCGAACTCTTCTGGGGTAGCTTCTCACGCACCCTACTCCTTCCTGAGGAAGTCGCGATCGATGAGGCAGAAGCACAAGAAAAACACGGCCTCCTTGAGATCAGACTACCAAAGCTTGATAAGCACCGCAGTACTCAACTAAAGGTTCGCACCAACGCTGCTCATAAGTAA
- the rlmB gene encoding 23S rRNA (guanosine(2251)-2'-O)-methyltransferase RlmB: MKAEIEYIFGKHAVHEVLKKRPDVVVEVHAAADFSSGSILDLVDSLRINLKILNLKNPPRGVSSKAAHQGIVAGILPEKLTTPYKEFKKTLTATPDSALLVLGEVQDPHNVGAVIRSAAAFGIKGVLIPPHNQAPVTGTVVKVSAGMAFRIPLVTISNVNSTLHDLKEMGFWVYGLEGDGTVSTVTEKYTKPSVFVLGNEGSGLREKTKETCDDLISIPIHPQCESLNAAAATAIVLASWSAQHQEALDIKAK; the protein is encoded by the coding sequence ATGAAAGCAGAGATTGAATATATTTTCGGGAAGCATGCCGTCCACGAAGTGCTCAAGAAGCGGCCGGATGTGGTCGTGGAGGTGCACGCGGCGGCGGATTTTTCAAGTGGGTCAATTTTGGACCTAGTGGATTCGCTGCGCATCAATCTCAAAATTCTCAACCTGAAAAATCCGCCGCGGGGCGTCTCGTCAAAAGCGGCGCATCAAGGTATTGTGGCTGGCATCCTCCCTGAGAAGCTCACTACTCCATATAAAGAATTCAAAAAGACCCTTACTGCTACTCCAGACTCGGCGCTCCTTGTGCTTGGCGAGGTGCAAGATCCCCACAATGTCGGCGCAGTCATCCGCTCGGCAGCAGCTTTTGGTATTAAAGGGGTGCTCATCCCGCCGCACAATCAAGCACCAGTCACCGGCACGGTCGTGAAAGTATCAGCTGGTATGGCGTTTCGCATCCCACTGGTGACCATTTCAAATGTAAACAGCACACTTCATGACCTCAAAGAGATGGGCTTCTGGGTGTATGGTCTTGAGGGTGATGGTACGGTCTCGACGGTGACTGAAAAATACACCAAACCATCGGTCTTTGTGCTTGGCAACGAAGGTTCTGGCTTACGAGAAAAGACCAAAGAAACCTGTGATGACCTTATTTCTATCCCGATTCATCCACAGTGTGAATCACTAAACGCTGCTGCTGCCACCGCGATCGTCCTCGCCAGCTGGAGCGCACAGCATCAAGAGGCGCTTGATATAAAGGCGAAATAG
- a CDS encoding phosphoribosyl-ATP pyrophosphohydrolase → MTQLHTLTQKVRQIMDMYQEEYPEVIVDRDYTPFKITEEWGECLQAYLMLTDRGRQKDKGKEEIKKMLQQEFADVFGYLLLFAEQEGVDLAEALEQKWFAYLKE, encoded by the coding sequence ATGACACAACTTCATACACTGACACAAAAGGTCAGACAGATCATGGATATGTACCAAGAAGAATATCCAGAAGTGATCGTTGATCGTGACTACACGCCGTTTAAGATCACTGAAGAGTGGGGAGAATGCTTGCAGGCGTATCTCATGCTCACAGACCGTGGACGACAGAAAGATAAGGGCAAAGAAGAGATAAAAAAGATGCTGCAGCAAGAATTTGCTGATGTATTTGGCTATTTGTTGCTGTTCGCAGAACAGGAGGGTGTGGATCTGGCTGAAGCGCTCGAGCAGAAGTGGTTTGCGTACCTAAAGGAGTAA
- the lepA gene encoding elongation factor 4, which translates to MSTMEIRNFSIIAHIDHGKSTLADRMLEVTQTVEQRKMKEQVLDSMELERERGITIKMQPVRMLYKAADAEYEFNLIDTPGHIDFSYEVSRALKAVEGVLLLVDSTQGVQAQTLTTLQMAKDLGLTIIPVLTKTDVPHSRPDEVGEEVMRLLDCAREDILLVSGKTGAGVPELLEAIRLRIPPPAPSKLDTYRGLIFDFQYDNHRGIIVFMRVFDGSVKKGDMLKFAASGRSFPALEVGVVTPEERPVDSLGAGEIGYIVTGIKEPGVANVGDTLIRDKTSTDALSGYQEAHPVVWSSVFPENQDEFTQLRQALDRLRLSDSSLSYEEESSGVLGRGFRCGFLGMLHMEIITERLRREFNIDIIITSPSISYEITWADGRVENVYAANRFPDHGEKVSVREPWILGQIILPGDYMGNVMTLLYEHEASVIDTEVFGDGRTLLAIEMPLRELMRGFFDRLKNASSGYASLSYEIAELRDATVTRLDVLIADEEVPAFSRVIGMARAEIEAKAITEKLYNTLPRQQFAVKIQAKVMGKIISTKKLSALRKDVTAHLYGGDITRKMKLREKQKKGKAKALERGKVHIPQDVFMKMMKSD; encoded by the coding sequence ATTTCAACTATGGAAATACGGAATTTTAGTATTATTGCGCACATCGATCACGGGAAGTCTACCTTGGCTGACCGTATGCTTGAGGTGACTCAGACAGTCGAGCAGCGCAAAATGAAAGAGCAAGTGCTCGACTCAATGGAACTTGAGCGTGAGCGCGGAATTACGATCAAGATGCAGCCAGTACGTATGCTGTACAAAGCGGCTGACGCTGAGTACGAATTTAACCTGATCGATACACCAGGACACATCGACTTTTCATATGAAGTATCGCGCGCGCTTAAGGCGGTGGAGGGGGTGTTGCTCTTGGTAGATAGTACGCAAGGCGTGCAGGCGCAGACGCTCACCACGCTACAAATGGCGAAGGATCTCGGCCTCACGATCATACCGGTGCTCACGAAGACCGATGTGCCGCACTCGCGCCCAGATGAGGTGGGGGAAGAAGTGATGCGACTCCTTGATTGTGCACGGGAGGATATTCTGTTGGTGTCAGGTAAGACGGGAGCTGGTGTACCGGAGCTCCTTGAAGCAATTCGACTGCGTATCCCACCGCCAGCACCGAGCAAACTCGATACATATCGAGGACTCATCTTCGACTTTCAGTATGACAACCACCGTGGGATCATTGTCTTTATGCGCGTGTTTGACGGTAGTGTAAAGAAAGGCGATATGCTCAAGTTTGCGGCCAGTGGACGCAGTTTTCCAGCGCTTGAGGTTGGGGTCGTGACTCCCGAAGAGCGGCCGGTAGATAGTCTTGGAGCGGGTGAGATCGGCTACATTGTGACCGGTATCAAAGAGCCGGGCGTAGCCAATGTGGGTGATACGTTGATCAGGGATAAGACCAGTACTGACGCACTGTCTGGCTACCAGGAAGCGCATCCGGTAGTGTGGTCATCGGTCTTTCCGGAGAATCAGGATGAGTTTACGCAGCTACGTCAGGCGCTCGATCGATTGCGCTTGTCTGATTCATCGCTTTCGTACGAGGAAGAGTCGTCGGGTGTGCTTGGACGTGGGTTCCGCTGCGGATTTCTCGGCATGCTCCATATGGAGATCATCACCGAGCGACTTCGTCGTGAATTCAATATTGATATCATTATCACTTCGCCGTCTATTTCATATGAAATCACATGGGCTGATGGGAGGGTAGAGAATGTATACGCCGCAAATCGTTTTCCGGACCATGGCGAGAAAGTGAGTGTACGTGAGCCGTGGATCCTTGGACAGATCATTTTGCCTGGCGACTACATGGGAAACGTCATGACCTTGCTTTATGAGCATGAAGCCAGTGTGATCGATACAGAAGTATTTGGTGATGGACGTACGCTTTTGGCGATTGAAATGCCACTGCGCGAGCTCATGCGCGGATTCTTTGATCGGTTGAAGAATGCTTCAAGTGGTTATGCGTCCCTCTCGTACGAGATCGCAGAACTCCGCGACGCAACTGTAACCCGCCTTGATGTGCTTATTGCTGACGAAGAAGTGCCAGCTTTCTCACGAGTGATCGGTATGGCGCGCGCTGAGATCGAAGCGAAGGCGATCACTGAGAAGCTCTATAACACACTGCCACGACAGCAGTTTGCGGTGAAGATCCAGGCGAAGGTGATGGGGAAGATCATCTCGACTAAGAAGCTATCGGCGCTACGCAAGGATGTGACAGCACATCTTTATGGTGGCGATATCACGCGAAAGATGAAGTTGCGTGAGAAACAGAAGAAAGGTAAGGCAAAAGCGTTGGAGCGTGGAAAAGTGCATATTCCACAGGATGTGTTTATGAAGATGATGAAAAGTGACTAA
- a CDS encoding magnesium transporter: MAKKETDYVHALTYRPSERMKTLRQLTVPERAAAFEKLSPYVQQSILKQLRNYEVVDLLDQMDMQLAERMLTRIPNAKRREKIVERLKGDIKEKMEYFLRFHPKATLSLINFNYLFLDGSLTVGKAAEIIGDHYDETARYPEVLVHDNGTLLGEVPLSSVVRERNSTLLRKLALPVQTITYQSDINQVIETLVTTDSKKVVVLDRDTSVLGIIYADAARQLFGNLPAESLYDFAGVDNSERPFDGVWHKVHNRYRWLILNLATCFLAGSVVLVFQSTLDTLTILSVYIPIVAGMAGNASTQSFAIMVRGITLGTISLQNAMPAIWRELWAGLLNGILIGAIVALISTVWKGDPQLGLVAGAALICAHVVAAIAGSSVPLVMKHIGKDPAATSTIFISTVTDVTSLLLLLGFATLFLV; encoded by the coding sequence ATGGCAAAGAAGGAGACTGACTATGTGCACGCGCTGACCTATCGTCCAAGTGAACGCATGAAAACTTTGCGGCAATTGACCGTGCCAGAGCGAGCCGCCGCGTTTGAAAAACTTTCACCATACGTACAGCAGTCAATCTTAAAGCAGTTGCGCAACTACGAAGTGGTAGACTTGCTCGATCAGATGGATATGCAGCTCGCGGAGCGTATGTTGACTCGGATCCCGAACGCAAAACGGCGAGAGAAGATCGTCGAGCGTCTCAAGGGTGATATTAAAGAGAAGATGGAGTACTTCCTGCGCTTCCATCCAAAGGCGACACTGTCGCTCATTAATTTCAACTATCTCTTTCTAGATGGCTCGCTTACCGTCGGGAAAGCAGCAGAGATCATAGGAGACCATTACGATGAAACAGCGCGATATCCAGAAGTCTTGGTGCATGATAATGGCACATTGCTCGGAGAGGTGCCACTCTCTTCAGTCGTGCGTGAGCGTAACTCAACATTACTCAGGAAGTTAGCATTACCTGTACAAACGATCACGTATCAATCAGATATAAACCAAGTGATCGAAACTCTGGTGACAACCGACAGCAAGAAGGTGGTAGTGCTTGATCGTGATACGAGCGTACTTGGTATCATCTACGCTGACGCAGCGCGTCAGCTCTTTGGAAATCTCCCGGCAGAATCACTCTATGACTTTGCCGGTGTCGACAACAGTGAGCGACCATTTGATGGTGTGTGGCATAAAGTGCACAACCGATATCGTTGGCTTATCTTAAACTTAGCAACTTGTTTTTTGGCTGGCTCAGTGGTGTTGGTGTTTCAAAGTACACTCGATACCCTTACCATTTTGTCGGTGTATATTCCGATCGTGGCCGGCATGGCTGGTAATGCCTCGACACAGTCGTTTGCGATCATGGTGCGTGGGATCACACTCGGTACGATTTCTTTGCAAAATGCCATGCCGGCCATTTGGAGAGAATTGTGGGCTGGTCTCCTCAACGGTATTCTTATTGGTGCGATCGTGGCGCTTATCTCGACCGTGTGGAAGGGTGACCCACAACTTGGTCTCGTGGCGGGTGCTGCGCTCATTTGTGCACATGTCGTTGCGGCGATCGCTGGTTCGAGTGTGCCGCTTGTGATGAAGCATATAGGCAAAGATCCAGCAGCGACCTCTACTATTTTCATATCAACAGTCACTGATGTGACCAGTCTCTTGTTGCTACTTGGGTTCGCTACACTCTTTCTCGTGTAA
- a CDS encoding SurA N-terminal domain-containing protein, whose product MSENETTQTTAETTGEAVATTASTEKKSPVGIIAAILIVAVIILGVLYKLEKEGRSSTNIFASIIESQQANSVVATVNGEEIINSDLELSVRQFSQAATAQGVDTSSEEAQSEIRGQALDVLVNTELLKQAAEEQGISISDEEVTERLNTITEELGGTEVLEERMEELGIDPDRLQSDIKDELTIQALLDSILSEQEIVVTPEEVNEVYVNAGGEEAGLPALEEVQPQIEAQLQATKEQSVIEAFVSELRENAEIEINEEA is encoded by the coding sequence ATGAGTGAAAACGAAACAACGCAAACTACAGCCGAGACTACCGGGGAGGCCGTAGCCACTACTGCTTCTACTGAGAAAAAGAGTCCGGTCGGTATCATTGCAGCGATTTTGATCGTGGCAGTGATCATCTTAGGTGTACTCTACAAGCTTGAGAAAGAGGGTCGTTCTTCAACCAATATCTTTGCAAGTATTATTGAAAGCCAGCAAGCCAACTCGGTTGTTGCGACTGTAAACGGAGAAGAGATCATAAATTCAGATCTTGAGCTGAGTGTTCGTCAGTTCAGTCAGGCTGCGACAGCACAGGGTGTAGACACTTCAAGCGAAGAAGCACAGTCAGAGATCCGTGGTCAGGCACTTGATGTGTTGGTCAATACCGAACTCTTGAAACAGGCGGCAGAGGAGCAGGGGATCAGTATCTCTGATGAAGAAGTGACTGAGCGACTAAATACGATCACTGAAGAGCTTGGTGGTACTGAAGTGCTCGAAGAGCGAATGGAGGAACTTGGGATCGATCCTGATCGTCTGCAGAGTGATATCAAAGACGAATTGACCATCCAGGCATTGCTTGACTCGATCTTGTCTGAACAAGAGATCGTTGTTACTCCTGAAGAGGTGAATGAGGTGTATGTGAATGCTGGAGGAGAAGAAGCTGGTCTTCCGGCACTCGAGGAAGTACAGCCACAGATCGAGGCGCAGTTGCAAGCTACGAAAGAGCAGTCTGTAATTGAGGCATTTGTGTCTGAACTGCGAGAGAATGCTGAGATCGAGATCAACGAAGAAGCGTAG
- a CDS encoding septum formation initiator family protein, with product MFDFYQKRKLRAIINSPITQGAILLLALMVGWSAYVRYDIAMEMVDRRAEAEQQAAVLQERLNDLQAEVEYLSNDRGIEAEMRRQFDVSLPGEQVVVIVEDEDDGPVVEPLATTTPQKHKRWYQFWR from the coding sequence ATGTTCGACTTTTATCAAAAAAGAAAATTACGCGCTATCATCAATTCTCCAATCACACAGGGGGCGATTTTACTGTTGGCACTCATGGTCGGCTGGAGTGCGTACGTGCGCTACGACATTGCGATGGAAATGGTTGATCGTCGTGCAGAAGCTGAGCAGCAAGCAGCTGTGTTGCAGGAGCGCTTGAATGACCTGCAGGCGGAAGTGGAGTATCTCTCAAACGATCGTGGTATTGAGGCTGAAATGCGTCGTCAGTTTGATGTGTCGCTCCCTGGAGAGCAAGTGGTGGTGATCGTGGAAGATGAGGATGATGGTCCGGTGGTCGAGCCACTGGCGACCACGACGCCACAGAAGCATAAGCGGTGGTATCAGTTCTGGCGCTAG
- a CDS encoding PrsW family intramembrane metalloprotease translates to MEATNFAIAFLAGLVPALFWVWFWLREDSRKPEPYFLIAIAFIAGMAVVPVTLPLQKLALDLYSGGNVVLVWVVVEELLKYAFALALIFWNREVDEPIDMIIYMIMVALGFSALENALFIFNPLAAGEYFSSAVTGGFRFLGATLLHVLASGTVGVFLALSYYRSQTTQILMGTFGLFIAIVLHYLFNKSIIETSGEKVLAIFLFVWMGIILLFLLFEKVKLLERNHNLHQKLS, encoded by the coding sequence ATGGAAGCGACTAATTTCGCCATAGCATTCCTGGCTGGTCTGGTGCCGGCTCTTTTTTGGGTGTGGTTTTGGTTACGCGAAGACAGTCGTAAACCCGAACCTTACTTCTTGATCGCGATCGCGTTTATCGCTGGCATGGCTGTTGTACCAGTTACGCTACCACTGCAAAAACTTGCCCTCGATCTATACAGCGGTGGGAATGTAGTCTTAGTGTGGGTCGTTGTTGAAGAGTTACTAAAATACGCCTTTGCACTCGCACTCATCTTCTGGAATCGAGAGGTCGACGAGCCGATCGACATGATCATTTACATGATCATGGTTGCCCTCGGCTTCTCAGCTCTTGAAAACGCTCTCTTTATCTTCAACCCACTCGCGGCGGGTGAATACTTCAGCTCTGCCGTTACTGGTGGATTCAGATTCCTTGGCGCTACACTGCTACATGTACTCGCATCTGGCACCGTGGGTGTGTTCTTGGCCCTCTCCTATTACCGCTCACAGACCACTCAAATACTCATGGGAACCTTTGGGTTGTTCATTGCTATTGTATTGCACTACCTTTTCAACAAATCTATAATAGAAACAAGTGGAGAGAAGGTTCTCGCGATCTTCCTCTTCGTTTGGATGGGCATCATCCTGCTGTTTCTTCTGTTTGAAAAAGTTAAGCTCCTTGAGCGCAACCATAATTTGCATCAAAAATTATCATGA
- a CDS encoding glutaredoxin family protein has protein sequence MDTPEQETSSEASVVIYSTPVCHFCQAAKEFFAENNVEYVNHDVATDAEKRQEMIDMTGQMGVPVIKIGDDIIIGFDEPKLRELLKI, from the coding sequence ATGGATACTCCAGAACAAGAGACAAGTAGCGAAGCATCAGTAGTGATCTACAGCACCCCTGTATGTCATTTCTGCCAGGCAGCTAAGGAATTCTTTGCTGAAAATAATGTCGAGTACGTCAATCATGACGTAGCTACAGATGCTGAAAAGCGCCAGGAAATGATCGATATGACTGGTCAGATGGGTGTGCCAGTCATCAAGATCGGTGACGACATCATCATCGGCTTCGATGAGCCAAAGTTGCGCGAACTCTTGAAGATCTAA
- a CDS encoding DUF192 domain-containing protein: MKYAERIVLVLLFLILAGGGAWFYFAVQHSVETEQEEMRAAVARGDYELPADREWEIKPEDWRAIYPVTYPITIGGVAVEASVADTLSTRIKGLSDTPFLPDHVVKLFVFGVEGDHSIWMKDMNYPLDIMWVTREGEIVHIEEDVQPSTYSRENPMASQNFRSPVPSWYVIEANAGFVASNTISVGDEVVLPTAQ, from the coding sequence ATGAAGTATGCAGAAAGGATTGTTCTCGTTTTACTTTTTCTTATTCTAGCTGGCGGTGGAGCCTGGTTTTATTTTGCAGTGCAGCATTCAGTTGAGACCGAACAAGAAGAAATGCGTGCGGCAGTCGCTAGGGGTGATTATGAATTACCGGCTGATCGTGAGTGGGAGATCAAGCCAGAGGATTGGCGAGCGATCTACCCGGTCACGTATCCGATCACCATTGGCGGTGTGGCAGTTGAAGCGTCGGTAGCAGACACGCTTTCAACGCGCATCAAAGGTCTTTCTGATACACCATTTTTACCTGATCACGTGGTGAAACTGTTTGTATTTGGAGTAGAAGGTGATCATTCGATCTGGATGAAGGATATGAACTATCCACTGGATATTATGTGGGTCACTAGAGAAGGAGAGATCGTGCATATTGAAGAGGATGTGCAGCCGAGCACCTACTCTCGCGAAAACCCAATGGCTTCACAGAACTTCAGATCCCCAGTCCCGTCATGGTATGTCATTGAGGCAAATGCAGGCTTTGTTGCAAGTAACACCATTTCTGTTGGTGATGAGGTAGTGTTGCCGACAGCACAGTAG